One genomic region from Actinocatenispora thailandica encodes:
- a CDS encoding TetR/AcrR family transcriptional regulator, translating into MTTRRTGLREQKKQATRDALSAAALRLALAHGPDQVRVDDIAEAAGVAPRTYNNYFASREQAIVAAISAGREARVAATVAGRPAGVPLSEAITDAVVTEYTETADDRREALLMITTRPALRQAYLDTAAAIESPLTGVLRDRLGDGATARVLAASVAAAVRVALDRWARPADGAAAGGLVLVRGSLPDELRAALAPLAPALDAASG; encoded by the coding sequence GTGACGACGAGGCGTACCGGGCTGCGGGAGCAGAAGAAGCAGGCCACCCGCGACGCGTTGAGTGCCGCGGCGCTGCGGCTGGCCCTCGCCCACGGGCCCGACCAGGTGCGGGTGGACGACATCGCCGAGGCCGCCGGCGTGGCACCGCGCACGTACAACAACTACTTCGCCAGCCGGGAGCAGGCGATCGTCGCCGCGATCAGCGCCGGCCGGGAGGCCCGCGTCGCCGCGACGGTCGCCGGTCGGCCGGCGGGAGTGCCGCTGTCCGAGGCGATCACCGACGCGGTGGTCACCGAGTACACCGAGACCGCCGACGACCGCCGCGAGGCGCTGCTGATGATCACCACCCGGCCGGCGCTGCGGCAGGCGTACCTGGACACCGCGGCGGCGATCGAGTCACCCCTCACCGGCGTGCTGCGCGACCGGCTCGGCGACGGGGCCACCGCCCGGGTGCTCGCCGCGAGCGTCGCCGCCGCGGTCCGCGTCGCCCTCGACCGCTGGGCCCGGCCCGCCGACGGGGCGGCGGCCGGCGGGCTGGTCCTGGTGCGCGGCTCGCTGCCCGACGAACTGCGCGCCGCGCTCGCACCGCTCGCCCCCGCCCTCGACGCCGCCAGCGGCTGA
- the dapF gene encoding diaminopimelate epimerase translates to MGTTLAGAAFAKGHGTENDFVILPDPDGALPLTAERVAALCDRRAGLGADGVLRVVRSAKHPDAAGYAEAAEWFMDYWNADGSIAEMCGNGIRVFLRYLAETGLVDATAGAEITIATRSGLRTGRLGETIAVQMGTPTLVGTTGAQLGGVGYPGVAADAGNPHLVCPVPAAELAGLDLTAPPAIDPAVFPRGANVEFVADLDDPVPGADRHVAMRVYERGAGETRSCGSGVCAVAAVVLAEAGETAGTVAVDVPGGRLTATVEGDSLVLAGPAVIVATGTLA, encoded by the coding sequence ATGGGTACGACGCTGGCCGGCGCCGCGTTCGCCAAGGGGCACGGTACCGAGAACGACTTCGTGATCCTGCCCGACCCGGACGGCGCGCTGCCATTGACCGCGGAGCGGGTCGCCGCGCTGTGCGACCGGCGCGCCGGGCTCGGCGCCGACGGGGTGCTGCGGGTGGTGCGCAGCGCCAAGCACCCGGACGCGGCCGGCTACGCCGAGGCGGCCGAGTGGTTCATGGACTACTGGAACGCGGACGGCTCCATCGCCGAGATGTGCGGCAACGGCATCCGCGTCTTCCTGCGCTACCTGGCCGAGACCGGCCTGGTGGACGCCACCGCCGGCGCCGAGATCACCATCGCCACCCGGTCCGGCCTGCGGACCGGGCGGCTGGGGGAGACGATCGCGGTGCAGATGGGCACCCCGACGCTGGTCGGCACCACCGGCGCGCAGCTCGGCGGGGTCGGCTACCCGGGCGTCGCCGCCGACGCCGGCAACCCGCACCTGGTCTGCCCGGTGCCGGCCGCCGAACTGGCCGGGCTGGACCTGACCGCCCCGCCCGCGATCGACCCCGCGGTGTTCCCGCGTGGCGCCAACGTCGAGTTCGTGGCCGACCTGGACGACCCGGTGCCCGGCGCCGACCGGCACGTCGCGATGCGGGTGTACGAGCGGGGCGCCGGCGAGACGCGCTCCTGCGGTTCCGGGGTGTGCGCGGTCGCCGCCGTGGTCCTCGCCGAGGCCGGCGAGACCGCCGGGACGGTCGCGGTCGACGTACCCGGTGGCCGGCTGACCGCCACGGTCGAGGGCGACTCGCTGGTCCTCGCCGGTCCCGCCGTCATCGTCGCCACCGGCACCCTCGCCTGA
- a CDS encoding DUF6875 domain-containing protein: MPSTDPGHDDPPLWSAADIDAGLVDDERLRTVLAWSRRFLTAGHAELGRPGPVCPYAGPSLRRDLFRLSVVPGVVDAGQVAGLLDRCRERFGHLAAAVPERDAELVAILVVLPDFDHDDSGPLDDLQRSVKHRFVSDGLMVGQFHPRCPEPGLWRRSFRPLRSPVPLIAIRRMMAGDMPFMLRSEQHLAAYLARFAPQLPARIRDQLSAAAVQGPPAG; this comes from the coding sequence GTGCCCTCGACTGATCCGGGTCACGACGATCCTCCGCTCTGGTCGGCGGCGGACATCGACGCCGGTCTCGTCGACGACGAGCGGCTGCGTACCGTGCTGGCCTGGAGCCGCCGGTTCCTCACCGCGGGGCACGCCGAGCTGGGCCGCCCCGGCCCGGTCTGCCCGTACGCGGGTCCGTCGCTGCGTCGTGACCTGTTCCGGCTGTCCGTGGTGCCCGGCGTGGTCGACGCCGGGCAGGTGGCCGGGCTCCTCGACCGGTGCCGGGAGCGCTTCGGGCACCTCGCTGCCGCTGTACCGGAGCGGGACGCGGAGCTGGTCGCGATACTGGTGGTGCTGCCGGACTTCGATCACGACGACTCCGGCCCACTCGACGACCTGCAACGCTCGGTCAAGCACCGCTTCGTGTCGGACGGGCTGATGGTAGGTCAGTTCCATCCGCGCTGCCCCGAGCCGGGGCTGTGGCGGCGAAGCTTCCGGCCGCTGCGCTCACCGGTGCCGCTGATCGCGATCCGCCGGATGATGGCCGGCGACATGCCGTTCATGCTGCGTTCCGAGCAGCACCTGGCCGCCTACCTGGCCCGGTTCGCACCGCAGTTGCCGGCCCGGATCCGCGACCAGCTCAGCGCCGCCGCGGTGCAGGGCCCGCCGGCCGGCTGA
- the lexA gene encoding transcriptional repressor LexA, whose amino-acid sequence MVATFPDQPEADLTVRQRRILDVIRDSVERRGYPPSVREIGEAVGLTSPSSVAYQMGILQRRGYLRRDPNRPRALDVRPPREEPRSGEAADGSPLSSMPEATYVPMVGRIAAGGPILAEQAIEDVFPLPKELVGEGTLFLLRVTGDSMIDAAICDGDWVVVRQQPVAETGDVVAAMIDGEATVKTYRRRDGHVTLVPHNPAYEPIPGDEATILGRVVTVLRRM is encoded by the coding sequence GTGGTGGCGACGTTCCCGGACCAGCCGGAGGCCGACCTGACGGTGCGGCAGCGGCGCATTCTCGACGTGATCCGCGACTCGGTGGAGCGACGTGGATACCCGCCGAGCGTGCGCGAGATCGGCGAGGCCGTCGGGCTCACCTCGCCGTCCTCGGTGGCGTACCAGATGGGCATCCTGCAGCGGCGGGGTTACCTGCGCCGCGACCCGAACCGACCGCGGGCGCTGGACGTGCGACCGCCGCGCGAGGAGCCGCGGTCCGGCGAAGCGGCGGACGGCAGCCCGCTCAGCTCGATGCCGGAAGCGACGTACGTGCCGATGGTCGGCCGCATCGCGGCCGGCGGGCCGATCCTCGCCGAGCAGGCGATCGAGGACGTCTTCCCGCTGCCCAAGGAACTCGTCGGCGAGGGCACCCTGTTCCTGCTGCGGGTCACCGGTGATTCGATGATCGACGCGGCGATCTGTGACGGCGACTGGGTCGTGGTGCGCCAGCAGCCGGTCGCCGAGACCGGCGACGTGGTGGCCGCGATGATCGACGGTGAGGCGACGGTGAAGACCTACCGGCGCCGCGACGGCCACGTCACGCTGGTCCCGCACAACCCTGCGTACGAACCGATTCCCGGCGACGAGGCCACCATCCTCGGCCGGGTGGTGACGGTGCTGCGCCGGATGTGA
- the miaA gene encoding tRNA (adenosine(37)-N6)-dimethylallyltransferase MiaA — MAGPGRCAGGAALGGPAALRGRAGRGDLPGRDLAATVTDPGRPAGLVVAVVGPTAVGKSALGVALARALGGEVVNADSMQLYAGMDVGTAKVTAAEAAGVPHHLLDIWPVTEPASVAEYQGLARAAVDGLLAAGRIPVLVGGSGLYVQAVLDAMEFPGTDPALRAELEQELAQHGPDPLYRRLRERDPVAAERILPSNGRRIVRALEVIALTGGPFVAALPAEATPVYDAVRIGLELPTEVLDERIERRVDRMWAAGLVDEVRALAARGLADGRTASRALGYQQVLRFLAGECTEAAARAETVRATRRFVRRQRSWFRRDRRIHWLSADRPDLTAAAIELVRGASSR, encoded by the coding sequence GTGGCAGGTCCTGGCCGGTGCGCTGGCGGAGCAGCGCTGGGCGGCCCGGCTGCACTACGCGGGCGCGCCGGCCGAGGTGACCTACCTGGTCGCGACCTGGCGGCCACGGTGACCGACCCGGGGCGCCCCGCCGGGCTGGTGGTGGCGGTGGTCGGGCCGACCGCGGTGGGCAAGTCGGCGCTGGGTGTCGCGCTGGCGCGGGCACTCGGCGGCGAGGTGGTCAACGCCGACTCGATGCAGCTGTACGCGGGAATGGACGTCGGTACCGCCAAGGTGACCGCGGCGGAGGCGGCCGGGGTGCCTCACCACCTGCTCGACATCTGGCCGGTGACCGAGCCGGCGAGCGTCGCGGAGTACCAGGGGCTGGCCCGCGCCGCGGTCGACGGGCTGCTGGCGGCCGGCCGTATCCCGGTGCTGGTCGGCGGCTCCGGGCTGTACGTGCAGGCGGTGCTGGACGCGATGGAGTTCCCCGGCACCGATCCGGCGTTGCGGGCCGAGCTGGAGCAGGAGCTGGCGCAGCACGGGCCGGACCCGCTGTACCGGCGGCTGCGCGAGCGCGACCCGGTCGCGGCGGAGCGGATCCTGCCGAGCAACGGCCGGCGGATCGTTCGGGCGCTGGAGGTGATCGCGCTCACCGGCGGGCCGTTCGTCGCGGCGTTGCCGGCCGAGGCGACCCCGGTGTACGACGCGGTGCGGATCGGGCTGGAGCTGCCCACCGAGGTGCTCGACGAGCGGATCGAGCGCCGGGTGGACCGGATGTGGGCGGCGGGGCTGGTCGACGAGGTACGCGCGCTCGCGGCGCGGGGACTGGCCGACGGCCGTACCGCCAGCCGGGCGCTCGGCTACCAGCAGGTGCTGCGGTTCCTGGCCGGCGAGTGCACCGAGGCGGCGGCCCGCGCCGAGACGGTGCGCGCGACCCGGCGGTTCGTCCGGCGGCAGCGGTCCTGGTTCCGCCGGGACCGGCGGATTCACTGGCTGTCCGCCGACCGGCCGGACCTGACCGCCGCGGCGATCGAACTGGTGCGGGGGGCCTCTTCTCGGTGA
- a CDS encoding pyridoxal phosphate-dependent decarboxylase family protein → MELAHWLSRAVSATEEWSARFGPHAPHPANEVGDEDFDAAFTEFSSRLADNYPFFHPRYAGQMVKPPHPAAVVGYLAAMLRNPNNHAREGGPATCDMEIEVVAQLAGMFGLNAHLGHLTGGGTMANLEALYVARQSHPDRGVAYSADSHFSHARMCQVLRMAGHPVAVDAAGRMDLAALSAVLRDERIGTVVVTAGTTGTGAVDPIHEIVELARRHRVRVHVDAAYGGFFALLAGTEGIAPEPWQAIPRCDSVVVDPHKHGLQPYGCGAVLFTDPEVARHFRHDSSYTYFTPADLHLGEISLECSRAGAAAAALWLTFRVLPPTRDGLGRILAASRRAATGWAELIDGSSRLRLYQRPDLDIVTYLPTRSTLSEVDTVTERMLREGMTDPDDPVYLSVLRADADAFRRRHPDLVRDRPDARVLRSVLIKPEAETHLAGLHERIERLAGERSTRCPTPA, encoded by the coding sequence GTGGAGCTTGCGCACTGGCTGTCCCGGGCCGTGTCCGCGACCGAGGAATGGTCCGCCCGCTTCGGGCCGCACGCGCCGCACCCCGCCAACGAGGTGGGTGACGAGGACTTCGACGCGGCGTTCACGGAGTTCAGTTCCCGGCTGGCGGACAACTACCCGTTCTTCCATCCCCGCTACGCCGGGCAGATGGTCAAGCCGCCGCATCCGGCGGCGGTGGTCGGCTACCTGGCCGCCATGCTGCGCAACCCGAACAACCACGCGCGGGAGGGCGGCCCGGCCACCTGCGACATGGAGATCGAGGTCGTCGCGCAGCTCGCCGGCATGTTCGGCCTGAACGCGCACCTGGGCCACCTGACCGGCGGCGGCACGATGGCCAACCTCGAAGCGCTGTACGTGGCCCGGCAGAGCCACCCGGACCGGGGCGTCGCGTACAGCGCGGACAGCCACTTCAGCCACGCGCGGATGTGCCAGGTACTGCGGATGGCCGGGCATCCGGTCGCGGTCGACGCGGCGGGCCGGATGGACCTGGCCGCGCTGAGTGCGGTGCTGCGCGACGAGCGGATCGGTACGGTCGTGGTGACCGCGGGTACCACGGGTACCGGCGCGGTCGACCCGATCCACGAGATCGTCGAGCTGGCCCGCCGGCACCGGGTCCGGGTGCACGTCGATGCCGCGTACGGCGGGTTCTTCGCCCTGCTTGCCGGCACCGAGGGCATCGCTCCGGAACCCTGGCAGGCGATCCCGCGGTGCGACTCGGTGGTGGTGGACCCACACAAGCACGGCCTGCAACCGTACGGGTGCGGCGCGGTGCTGTTCACCGATCCGGAGGTGGCGCGGCACTTCCGGCACGATTCGAGCTACACCTACTTCACCCCGGCCGACCTGCACCTGGGCGAGATCAGCCTGGAGTGCTCGCGCGCCGGCGCCGCGGCTGCCGCCCTGTGGCTGACCTTCCGGGTACTCCCGCCGACGCGCGACGGGCTGGGCCGGATCCTCGCGGCGTCTCGACGGGCCGCGACCGGCTGGGCCGAGCTGATCGACGGCTCGTCCCGGCTGCGCCTGTACCAGCGACCCGACCTCGACATCGTGACCTACCTGCCGACCCGGTCGACACTGTCCGAAGTGGACACCGTGACCGAGCGGATGTTGCGCGAGGGGATGACCGACCCGGACGACCCGGTGTACCTGAGTGTGCTGCGCGCCGACGCGGACGCGTTCCGACGACGCCATCCGGACCTGGTCCGGGACCGGCCGGACGCCCGGGTGCTGCGCAGCGTCCTGATCAAACCCGAAGCCGAAACCCACCTGGCCGGGCTGCACGAGCGGATCGAGCGGCTGGCCGGCGAGAGGAGCACCCGATGCCCGACACCAGCGTGA
- the hflX gene encoding GTPase HflX: MAETHSHAALDGQLRGGAPDDERYETDSAPAGVRPGDPELTADATLADPELAGPALLGDPAFAEDATVGELELADRQALRRVAGLSTELTDVTEVEYRRLRLERVVLVGVWTEGTLASAEQSLTELAALAETAGSQVLEGLIQRRGRPDPATYVGRGKVDELRDVVVDSGADTVVCDGELSPSQLRNLETRVKVKVIDRTALILDIFAQHAKSREGKAQVELAQLEYLIPRLRGWGESLSRQAGGRAGGASGGVGTRGPGETKLETDRRRIRQRVAKLRREIKAMRAARDTKRADRRRHDVPGVAIAGYTNAGKSSLLNRITGAGVLVEDALFATLDPTTRRARTGDGRIYTLSDTVGFVRHLPHQLVEAFRSTLEEVADADLVLHVVDGSDPDPEAQVAAVREVLAEIDAASRPELLAVNKVDAADPETLLRLRRIWPDAVFCSAHSGAGIDELRAAVEARLPRPPVPMLVRVPYDRGELINRAREHGEILAIEHTADGTVLRVRVDPMLAAELAPFALAEPAPAG, encoded by the coding sequence ATGGCTGAAACACATTCCCACGCCGCACTCGACGGGCAGCTCCGGGGCGGGGCGCCCGACGACGAGCGGTACGAGACCGATTCCGCCCCGGCCGGCGTCCGGCCCGGTGATCCGGAGCTCACCGCCGACGCCACCCTCGCCGACCCCGAGCTCGCCGGCCCGGCGCTGCTCGGTGATCCGGCGTTCGCCGAGGACGCCACGGTGGGCGAGCTGGAACTCGCCGACCGGCAGGCGTTGCGGCGGGTCGCCGGCCTGTCCACCGAACTCACCGACGTCACCGAGGTCGAGTACCGGCGGCTGCGGCTGGAACGGGTCGTGCTGGTCGGTGTCTGGACCGAGGGCACGCTGGCCTCGGCCGAGCAGTCGCTGACCGAGCTGGCGGCGCTCGCCGAGACCGCCGGCTCGCAGGTGCTGGAGGGGCTGATCCAGCGTCGCGGCCGTCCCGACCCGGCCACCTACGTCGGCCGCGGCAAGGTCGACGAGCTGCGCGACGTGGTGGTGGACAGCGGCGCCGACACCGTGGTGTGCGACGGCGAGCTGTCCCCGAGCCAGTTGCGCAACCTGGAGACCCGGGTCAAGGTCAAGGTCATCGACCGCACCGCGCTGATCCTGGACATCTTCGCCCAGCACGCGAAGAGCCGGGAGGGCAAGGCGCAGGTCGAGCTGGCCCAGCTGGAGTACCTGATCCCGCGGCTGCGCGGCTGGGGCGAGAGCCTGTCCCGGCAGGCCGGTGGCCGGGCCGGCGGCGCCAGTGGCGGGGTCGGTACCCGTGGTCCCGGTGAGACGAAGCTGGAGACCGACCGCCGGCGCATCCGGCAGCGGGTGGCGAAGCTGCGCCGCGAGATCAAGGCGATGCGGGCGGCCCGGGACACCAAGCGGGCCGACCGGCGCCGGCACGACGTGCCGGGCGTGGCGATCGCCGGCTACACCAACGCCGGCAAGTCCAGCCTGCTGAACCGGATCACCGGTGCCGGGGTGCTGGTGGAGGACGCGCTGTTCGCCACCCTCGACCCGACCACCCGGCGGGCCCGCACCGGCGACGGCCGCATCTACACGCTGTCCGACACCGTCGGGTTCGTCCGGCATCTGCCGCACCAGCTGGTGGAGGCGTTCCGCTCCACGCTGGAGGAGGTGGCCGACGCCGACCTGGTGCTGCACGTGGTGGACGGCTCGGACCCGGACCCGGAGGCGCAGGTCGCCGCGGTCCGGGAGGTGCTCGCCGAGATCGACGCGGCGAGCCGGCCGGAGCTGCTGGCGGTCAACAAGGTCGACGCCGCCGATCCGGAGACGCTGCTGCGGCTGCGCCGCATCTGGCCGGACGCGGTGTTCTGCTCGGCGCACAGCGGCGCCGGTATCGACGAGTTGCGGGCGGCGGTGGAGGCGCGGCTGCCCCGGCCGCCGGTGCCGATGCTGGTTCGCGTTCCGTACGACCGGGGCGAGCTGATCAACCGGGCCCGCGAGCACGGCGAGATACTCGCCATCGAGCACACCGCCGACGGCACCGTGCTGCGGGTACGGGTCGACCCGATGCTCGCCGCGGAGCTGGCCCCGTTCGCCCTGGCGGAGCCGGCGCCGGCCGGCTGA
- a CDS encoding LysM peptidoglycan-binding domain-containing protein, with amino-acid sequence MRTAVVLLLAAGLGAAVASSGGAEPPVRRVEVHRGDTLWSIADRYSASRDPVATIERIRHLNHLSGYTIYPGQELNVPAGG; translated from the coding sequence GTGCGTACCGCGGTGGTGCTGCTGCTGGCAGCGGGGTTGGGGGCCGCGGTGGCCAGTTCGGGCGGTGCCGAGCCGCCGGTGCGGCGGGTCGAGGTGCACCGGGGCGACACGCTCTGGTCGATCGCCGACCGGTACTCTGCCTCCCGCGATCCGGTGGCCACGATCGAGCGAATCCGGCACCTCAACCACCTGTCCGGATACACGATCTATCCGGGGCAGGAGTTGAACGTCCCGGCCGGCGGTTGA
- a CDS encoding asparaginase, which translates to MRIVLYTLGGTIAMAGAGGRGVVARLGGAELTAAVPGLAEIGVQLAVQDTEPVPSADLTFRRIAELVAAADTAVREGAAGVVVTQGTDTLEETCYLADLLWDRDEPLVFTGAMRNPTLAGPDGPANLLAAVRVATSDAARGLGALAVLDDEIHAARFVRKAHATATGAFTSPDAGPIGHVIEGAVRVLTRPARLPALTVDPAGFDRARVGLYTATLDDDGGLLAGLADRYQGLVVAGYGVGHVPGALAPVLGTVARSIPVVLTSRTGGGSVLAHTYGAVGSEADLARRGLLNGGLLSPYRARVLLRTLLAAGADGAAIEAQLAARR; encoded by the coding sequence GTGCGGATCGTTCTGTACACGTTGGGTGGCACCATCGCGATGGCCGGCGCCGGCGGACGCGGCGTCGTCGCCCGGCTCGGCGGCGCCGAGCTGACCGCCGCGGTACCGGGGCTGGCCGAGATCGGTGTCCAGCTCGCGGTGCAGGACACCGAGCCGGTGCCCAGCGCCGACCTGACCTTCCGCCGGATCGCCGAACTCGTCGCCGCCGCCGACACCGCGGTACGCGAGGGTGCCGCCGGCGTGGTCGTCACCCAGGGCACCGACACCCTGGAGGAGACCTGCTACCTCGCGGACCTGCTCTGGGACCGCGACGAGCCGCTGGTGTTCACCGGCGCGATGCGCAACCCGACGCTCGCCGGCCCGGACGGCCCGGCCAACCTGCTGGCCGCGGTACGGGTCGCGACCTCCGACGCCGCCCGCGGGCTCGGCGCGCTCGCCGTCCTCGACGACGAGATCCACGCCGCCCGCTTCGTGCGCAAGGCGCACGCCACCGCGACCGGCGCCTTCACCTCCCCGGACGCCGGCCCGATCGGCCACGTGATCGAGGGCGCGGTACGGGTGCTGACCCGGCCGGCGCGGCTGCCGGCGCTGACCGTCGACCCTGCCGGATTCGACCGCGCCCGGGTCGGGCTGTACACCGCGACGCTGGACGACGACGGCGGGCTGCTGGCCGGCCTCGCGGACCGCTACCAGGGCCTGGTCGTCGCCGGGTACGGGGTCGGGCACGTCCCGGGCGCGCTGGCGCCGGTGCTCGGCACGGTCGCCCGGAGCATCCCGGTCGTGCTGACCTCCCGTACCGGCGGCGGATCGGTGCTGGCGCACACCTACGGTGCGGTCGGCTCGGAAGCCGACCTGGCGCGGCGCGGGCTGCTCAACGGCGGGCTGCTCTCCCCGTACCGGGCCCGGGTGCTGCTGCGCACCCTGCTCGCCGCGGGCGCCGACGGTGCCGCCATCGAGGCGCAGCTCGCCGCCCGCCGCTAG
- a CDS encoding NAD-dependent malic enzyme, protein MTTRSLPSAGFSITVRVSVPADSTSIGRLTTAVGDADAIVTALDVVDSDHQTVTVDLTCDTADAAHAESVVHHLESLDGVQVRKVSDRTFLLHLGGKIEVSSKVNLRNRDELSRAYTPGVARVCMAIAENPEDARRLTIKRNTIAVVSDGSAVLGLGNIGPAAAMPVMEGKAALFKRFGRVDAWPVVLDTQDSDEIVSIVKALAPAYGGINLEDIAAPRCFEIEAKLREALDIPVFHDDQHGTAICVLAALTNALRVVGKRMSDVRVVVSGAGAAGTAIMKLLLKQGVGDIIACDRPGALHRGMPGLTGSWEWLVEHTNSANYAGPLAGALAGADVFIGVSAPNLLEGKDIATMNPDAIVFALANPDPEVDPREARQYATVVATGRSDQPNQINNLLAFPGVFRGLLDAQAPKWTDDMALAAAKAIADSVGEERLNASVIVPSVFDPKVSPAVAAAVRAVAKGAEDSDPDSEQAPLALR, encoded by the coding sequence GTGACCACCCGTAGCCTGCCGAGCGCCGGCTTCTCGATCACCGTGCGGGTTTCGGTACCCGCCGACTCCACCTCGATCGGCCGGCTGACCACCGCGGTCGGCGACGCCGACGCCATCGTCACGGCGCTCGACGTCGTCGACTCCGACCACCAGACCGTCACGGTCGACCTCACCTGCGACACCGCGGACGCCGCGCACGCGGAGAGCGTCGTGCACCATCTCGAATCGCTCGACGGCGTGCAGGTACGAAAGGTCTCCGACCGGACTTTCCTGCTGCACCTGGGCGGCAAGATCGAGGTGTCCTCCAAGGTGAACCTGCGCAACCGGGACGAACTGTCCCGGGCGTACACGCCGGGTGTGGCCCGGGTGTGCATGGCGATCGCGGAGAACCCCGAGGACGCCCGCCGGCTGACCATCAAGCGCAACACGATCGCGGTCGTCTCGGACGGCTCCGCGGTGCTGGGCCTGGGCAACATCGGCCCGGCGGCGGCGATGCCGGTGATGGAGGGCAAGGCGGCGCTGTTCAAGCGGTTCGGCCGGGTCGACGCCTGGCCGGTGGTGCTGGACACCCAGGACAGCGACGAGATCGTGTCGATCGTCAAGGCGCTCGCCCCGGCGTACGGGGGGATCAACCTGGAGGACATCGCCGCGCCGCGCTGCTTCGAGATCGAGGCCAAGCTGCGCGAGGCGCTCGACATCCCGGTCTTCCACGACGACCAGCACGGTACGGCGATCTGCGTGCTGGCCGCCCTGACCAACGCGCTGCGGGTGGTCGGCAAGCGGATGAGCGACGTGCGGGTGGTCGTGTCTGGAGCCGGCGCGGCCGGCACCGCGATCATGAAACTCCTGCTCAAGCAGGGCGTCGGCGACATCATCGCGTGCGACCGGCCGGGCGCGCTGCACCGTGGCATGCCCGGCCTGACCGGCAGCTGGGAGTGGCTGGTCGAGCACACCAACTCGGCGAACTACGCCGGTCCGCTCGCCGGCGCGCTGGCCGGCGCCGACGTGTTCATCGGGGTGTCCGCGCCGAACCTGTTGGAGGGCAAGGACATCGCCACGATGAACCCGGACGCGATCGTGTTCGCGCTGGCCAACCCGGACCCCGAGGTCGACCCGCGGGAAGCCCGGCAGTACGCCACGGTCGTCGCCACCGGCCGCTCCGACCAGCCGAACCAGATCAACAACCTGCTCGCGTTCCCCGGCGTGTTCCGGGGTCTGCTCGACGCGCAGGCGCCGAAGTGGACCGACGACATGGCGCTGGCCGCCGCGAAGGCGATCGCCGACTCGGTCGGCGAGGAGCGCCTGAACGCCAGCGTCATCGTGCCCAGCGTGTTCGACCCGAAGGTCTCGCCGGCGGTGGCGGCCGCCGTGCGGGCCGTCGCCAAGGGCGCCGAGGATTCGGACCCGGACAGCGAGCAGGCCCCGCTGGCGCTGCGCTGA
- the nrdR gene encoding transcriptional regulator NrdR has product MRCPYCRHTESRVVDSREAEDGQLIRRRRACQECGKRFTTVEEAVLAVVKRSGVTEPFSRAKVMSGVRKACQGRPVDDDDLALLAQRVEDGVRGRGAAEVPSHDVGLAILGPLRDLDEVAYLRFASVYRAFDTLDDFEKEISSLRESRDGGGGGSGEREGPAEPDATRRRASVGRSADAPGGARVRVGGD; this is encoded by the coding sequence ATGCGCTGTCCGTACTGTCGGCACACCGAGTCCCGGGTGGTCGACTCCCGCGAGGCGGAGGACGGCCAGCTCATCCGGCGGCGGCGCGCCTGCCAGGAGTGCGGCAAGCGGTTCACCACGGTCGAGGAGGCGGTCCTCGCCGTCGTCAAACGCAGCGGGGTCACCGAGCCGTTCAGCCGGGCGAAGGTGATGTCCGGGGTGCGCAAGGCCTGCCAGGGACGGCCGGTCGACGACGACGACCTGGCGCTGCTCGCCCAGCGGGTGGAGGACGGCGTCCGCGGTCGCGGCGCGGCGGAGGTGCCCAGCCACGACGTGGGGCTGGCGATCCTCGGCCCGCTGCGCGACCTGGACGAGGTGGCCTACCTGCGGTTCGCGAGCGTCTACCGCGCGTTCGACACGCTGGACGACTTCGAGAAGGAGATCTCCAGCCTGCGCGAGTCGCGGGACGGCGGTGGTGGCGGCTCGGGCGAGCGGGAAGGCCCGGCGGAGCCCGACGCGACCCGGCGCAGAGCGTCGGTCGGCCGCTCGGCGGACGCCCCGGGCGGCGCCCGGGTGCGGGTGGGCGGCGACTGA